The DNA segment AATAAAAATTAGAGAAGCAATGAATATATTAGCGCTGGCTATATCGCGCTTGAAATCCTCATAATTGTCTGAGTTGCGTAGTTCTTCAATCAAGTAACCACTAATTTCAATGGCGACGCTGGGATGATTGGCGTTAATTTCCCGCACTGCTTGAGATAAGGAACTTTGATATTGGGACTCAAGAACAATGTAAACGACCTTGATTAACTTACGTCCCCGTAAATCGTCAGGTGCAATATATCTAATTGTGGACTTGACCTGGGTGAACATTCAGATAGGCTCCTTTGAGGCGTGTTCTCATGAAGTTCATCATGGCTGATATGGCCGTTTGTAACTTCAATTATTTTCGGCAATAAGAGTTTTTTAGCAGAAAACTCGGATTCTGTGGGGGTTTTATTCTATATCTGACACAAAATGATATAGAAAACAACATAATTGTTAGTAAATCTTAACAAAGAATGCAGATTCTCTCACGTATTTGTAAATTCTGTTTACATCACTAAATAATTACTTGGTCATAAAATAACAAAAGACATTCAGTAAATTCAACATTTTATAGTTATATTTAACACTAGAAGCCTCAAGACTATGACAAAATAAAGCTATTAATTGGTAACTAATAATATATAATTAGGATATAAGATAGTTAAAATTTTTCCCTAAACATTCAATGAGGATATAACCATGAATGCTTTAACTGTCAATTTGAAATCAGTAATAGAAATGACTGATGAGCAGTTTTTTCAACTATGTCAAAATAACCGGGAATTGAGATTTGAAAGAAATGCAAATGGGGAATTAATAATTATGCCACCAACGGGAGGAGAAACAGGAAATCGTAATGGAAGAATCACTCAACAATTAATGAATTGGACTGATGCTGATGGTACTGGCATCGCTTTTGATTCTTCTACTTGTTTTAAATTACCAAATGGTGCAGATCGTTCTCCTGATGCTTCTTGGATCAAGTTAGCAAGATGGGATGCTTTAACTGATGAGCAAAAAGAAAAGTTTCCTCCGATTTGTCCTGATTTTGTGGTTGAATTACTTTCCCCAAGTGATAGTTTGAAAACTACACAGGAAAAGATGAAGGAATATATAGATAATGGTGTGCGTTTGGGTATATTAATTAATCGAAAATCTCGTCAGTTGGAGATTTATAGACCAGGAAAAGAGGTTGAGGTTTTGGAATTTCCTGCTACGGTTTCGGGTGAAGATGTTTTAAATGGTTTTGTGTTAAATTTGGAGATGATTTGGTAAATGTATTGGGGTAGCAAATATATTTTAATTAGATTGTCAGTATCCATGATATGACGTATTGTAACGCGCTTGCTTTGAAATATTAATGCTGGATTATTTAAATATAAAACCCTTTACTCATAACATAAATACTCAACCGTTAATATAAGTTCATCTATCCATTCAATTAATAAAGGCTGGCTTCTATTCAATGGTAATGAAAGCAAAATTTGTGATGGTTTTAATAGATTAGAAATACCGTATTGAGAAGCAATTTGCATAGCTGCATATTCAGTTCGTTGATTTCTATGAGCATAAAAATTTCTGAAAGTGGGCAAATTTCTAAAAACGGTTAGTCCTCCAGAAAAACCTGATTGGATTTGAGTAATATTTGAACAACCAACATGATTGCATATAATCATGATAACATTTGGATCGTGCCAAGTAGGTTCATCTCGGCGATGCCAAATCCCAACATTGTTAGGAGTAGCAGAAGGTTTATATACTGGAATAACCAAACCAATTGCATCATTAAAGTTAGCTATTGTTGTACTAATTGTGATTCTTGTACCACTCACGGTTTTAGCTGATAAGGCACAAGATAGATAAAAAGAACGAGAAAAATTACTCCACGTATTTAAGGTTTCTATGGTTATATAGGTTAAGAGGGTTTCAACCTCCCTATTTGAAGAAATAGATAGAATATTAGTTGATAACTTCTCTAGCCTAGTTAATTTTTTAATAGCTGCTTTCTGAAGTTTTATCAGGTTTTTATGTGGTCTCATTAAACAATCTGTGGCTCTAGGGCTTTACAAAAATATTGAAACCTTATCTCTCTATGTCCTTTAGTGGTAGTTGCCGAAGCTGCTTTAACAAAATTAGAATATTTGCTTTTATCTTCGATTGAGTTCTTATTTTCTAAAACCTCAGATAATTGACTCAGATTAAATAATACAATATCATCTGTAAAACCATGTTTTTTTTCAACACTTCTGACTTCCATTAACTTAGGATTTGGGTACAAATGATGTATGACTGATAATAACAAGGCATAAAAATTGTAAGATTTTACAATTGCAGTTCTATGTATTTCTTTCCATTTCAATATCCAATAAAAGGCATTATCTATCTGTTGATTAATTTCTACCGAGTTTGGAAAATCGTCTTCATATTCTTTATATAATTTATCTAAGCCTGGATTAGAGAATCTTTCTACACCATATAAAAGTGTAAAAATAATATCAGATAAGAATTCTGCATCATCCATTCTACTTAGTTCTTTTTCAGAAAAAACACCAATATTCTTAAGTGTTTCTGCATATTTATTTGACAATTCTGTTATGAACCACTTAAAAGCTCCTTGAGATATCGCATATCGTTTTTCTTGAGCATTTAAAGGAACAGTATAAGAATTCATGCGTTTAAAAGTCTGTCTAATCTCGTCGGGAGTAGCATTAATAAAACTATCTATACCTAATTGATAGTTTAAGAATTTGCTTTGATCTTCTTCTTCTAACTGTGAAAATTTATAACCTCTGAACTGGCTATTGCCAGATATTTTAAATTCATCATTATAAAATGATAATATAGTCGTGCTTCTTTGTTGTCCATCTACAATTTCTTTAGTTGTTTTTCTAGTTTTTAAATCCGTTACTTGGTATATATATAGTTTAGGAATAGGGAAACCTAAAATTAAAGTGTCAATAAAATAAGACTTGGCTGCTGGAGGCCAAATTTTTCCTGATCTTTGATAATCATGATTGACTATAATTTTTTTCTCTTTCATTTGTTGACAATATTCTGATATGGTCATATTGGTTATAACAACTTGCATCAATACTGACTCCTTAAAATATCCATAAGTCTAGATTATAAAATATTCTCAGCCTATTTAAGAAATAAGAAAGTATATTTTAGTTAAAACAACAACTTAGTTGGTTAATCCCAAATATGTTTTAGTATAATTTAATTATCCTTAACTAAGTTTGGGGTGTGGGGGATGCGATCGCTGTTTGGAATGTGGAGGAGGTGCGATCGCCGAAAATTGGGGTGGTTGTGTGCGATAGCGAAGCGCTGACTTGTCAGTTCGCTGTTTGGGGATGTTGGGAGTGCGATCGTTTAAAATTAGGGTGGTTGTGTGCGATAGCGAAGCGCTGACTTGTCAGTTCGCTGTTTGGGGATGTTGAGGTGCGATCGTTTAAAATTAGGGGGTTGTGAGCGATCGCTGTTTTGGGAAGTTGGGAGTGCGATCGCGTTTGGGGATGTTGGGGTGCGATCGGTTTTGGGATGTGGGAGTGCGATCGTTTAAAATTGGGGTTGTGTGCGATAGCGAAGCGCTGACTTGTCAGTTCGCTGTTTTGGGATGTGGGAGAGCGATATTTCATTATTAGCAAAGCTACAAGAGAAATACTAAAATAAATAAAGTAATTCAGTTGACAGCATTTATGCAACAAATTAACACATTTGAAGAAGTTCTCAATCTAGTGACTGACCTACCACTTGATCAACAAGAACTACTAATTAGTATCCTACAACGTCGAATAGCTCATATGCGACGAAAAGAATTAGCAAGTTCATCACAGCAAGCACTAGCTGAATTTAGAACTGGTAATCTTAAACCTCAAACCGCAACTGAAGCGATCGCTGAGTTGAGAACTTACTTAAACACTAATGAAACATAATGAGAAAACTGGTTCTTACTTCTCGCTTCAAGCGGTCTTTGCGAAAGTTCATCAAACATGATCAGAATTTACAAGCACGTATTGAGGAAACATTGCAGCAAATGGAAACAGATTTATTTGCTGCTAGTCTTGCTACCCATCAGTTAAAAGGTGAGTTTGATGGTTTACGTGCTTGTTCCTGTGGATATGACTGTCGGATTATTTTCTCTATAGAAAAAGATGATGAAACTGGTGAAGAAATAGTGGTTCTTTTAAATATAGGTTCTCATGATGATGTCTACTAAAAGAGAGCGATCGCACTCTAGGAATACGTTGGAATAGCGATTGCTTAAAATTGGGGTAGTTGTGAGCGATCGCTGTTGGGATGTTGGGGTGCGATAGCGCAAGCGCTGACTTGTCAGTTCGTTTTTGGGATGTGGGAGTGCGATAGCGAAGCTGACCGAAGGTATCGCTGTTTTGGGATATTGGGAGTGCGATCGTTTAAAATTGGGGTGTTTGTGAGCGATAGCGCAAGCGCTGACTTGTCAGTTCGCTGTTTGGGAATAAGTTGGGAGAGCGATCGCTTCCAAAAGAGTGTAATCATAGAAGAAGCAAGTGATGAGAAAAGATAATGCAAAAGCAGCTTAAACAAATAATTGTATCCGATCCAAAAGTGATGATGGGAAAACCTGTAATTGCTGGTACACGCATTACAGTTGAGTTAATTTTAGAAAAATTAGCTGCTGGTGAAACCTCAGAACAAATCTTAGAATCACATCCTCGACTGACACCGGAAGCAATCCCAGCAGCTTTAGCATTTGCGGCTGAGGCTTTACGATATGATGTAATTTATCCAATTGTTGAAAAAGCATCTTGAACTTTCTAGCAGACGAGAATCTAGATAAGCAAATTGTTGACCGTTTGCGCCAAGATGGCCATTTTGTTTGGTACGTTGCGGAAATGGAACGGGGTATTTCCGATTTGTCATTGTTATCGAGAAAATGATACAATAATTCGGATTATTTCAGCTAGAAAAGCAAATAAACTAGAACAAAAACAATATCAGGAGTTCCTATGAGAGAAAATTATGATTTTTCTAAATCCGTCAAAAATCCCTATTCTAAACAATTAAAAGAACAAGTTACAATTGATTTAGAAAAGGATATTATTCAATACTTTGAAGAAATAGCTCAAGAAACAGGTATTTCTTATTTGAATTTGATTAATCTGTATTTGCGTGAGTGTATGGAAAATAAACGCAAATTATCGTTAATGGAAAGCAACAATTAATCGCCATTTAGGAATAAGTTGGGAGTGCGATCGCCCCTATTGCTAAGGTGCGTTAAATTTCATTAATGAACTTTTTGTAGGCGTTGCTGATTTCATGTATGAAAATGATATTACGTGATTTCAAAACCCCATGACTAATGACTAAACCAGTTGATATTGTGATTCTCTCGAATGGCCCTGGTGAGGTGACTACTTGGGTGCGTCCTGTTGTTAAGGCTTTACGGCAAGAACTGGGGGATGATCCTGCTGTGGTGAGGATTTCTGTGGTTTTGTCTCCTTGTCCAAATGCTACGGGTAAGGAAGGGGCGATCGCTCTTTCATATCCAGAAGTGGATAGAGTACAATCAGCAGAGCATTTTTGGCAGTTTCTCCTGTGGGGAAAGACATTTGAGAATTGGGAATGGCGCGATCGCGGTGTGGTAGTCTTCTTAGGTGGTGATCAAATTTTTCCGGTAGTCATTGGTAAAAAACTGGGTTATCGCACAGTGGTTTACGCTGAATGGGATGCACGTTGGCATAACTGGATTGACCGTTTTGGCGTAATGCAGGCCAAAGTTGCTGCAAAAGTTTCCCCAAAATATGCTCACAAATTTACAGTTGTGGGAGATTTGATGCTGGAGGCGCAGAAACTTGAGCAAGTTATAACTCCTGACTCCTCACTCAGCACTGAAATAATTGGTTTACTTCCGGGGTCGAAAGCCGCAAAATTATCCCAAGGTGTACCATTATCCTTAGCGATTGCTGAATATATTCACGCAAAAAGACCCCAAACCAGATTTGTGATTCCCGTTGCGCCGACATTGGATTTACAAACTTTAGCGAGTTTTGCCGATACACAGAAAAACCCTTTTGTCAATATATTTGGGGGTTTGTCGGCTAGTTTAGTTGAATCTGAGCATCCCGTGCTGAAAACTGAAACGGGTTTGTGTTTGGAATTGTGCAGAGAACATCCCGCCCATGAATTATTATCCCAATGTCGGATTTGTTTAACCACCGTAGGCGCAAACACAGCTGAACTCGGTGCTTTGGCTGTACCGATGATTGTGATGATACCGACACAACAACTTGATGCGATGCGTTCTTGGGATGGTTTACCGGGATTGTTAGCTAATTTACCTGGGGTAGGTTCTACTTTTGCTAAGGTAATTAACTCGCTGGTATTAAGTCGCAAAGGTTTATTAGCATGGCCGAATATCTGGGCTAAAGAGGAGATAGTACCAGAACTGGTGGGCAAACTCCAGCCGCAAGAGGTGGCAGAAATGGTTTTAGACTTTTTGGATCATCCACAGAGATTAGAAGCAATTAGGGCGAAATTACGCAGTGTTAGGGGAGAAAGTGGTGCAGCCCAAAAGTTAGCCAGTTTAGTGTGTGAAATCTTGTAAGTTAGCCCTGGCGACTAGAAGTCGCGGCTACACAGACAAAACCCACCTGCGTGGGTTGAAAAGCGAATTCATTCGCCTAATTTCTATAAGCCCTGGCGACTAGAAGTCGCGGCTACACAGACGAAACCCACCTACGTGGGTTGAAAAGCCGTAGTTTCTATTTAGTCCGCGCAGGCGGACTTTCTTTGTGTAGTAGCGTTCGCCTTTGGCGTTGCGTTAGCAATATTCATTCGCCTAAAACTTTTAAATCTTTTAATGTAGGGTTCAATCGGGAAAACTGGCGTTCTGTCGTCCCAGTTCATAAATACCAGAAATAATACAAGCCATGATACCGAGGCTGATTCCCCAACTGCGTCCTAAGCTAATTTCTATCAGCCAGTTGGATAAAGCGCCAATTAATAGAAAAGGGAGGATGCTAAATAGTGAGGCGTAAAAAGCGTTTTGGGATTCTCTGGCTTCCCGTGTCTTTTCAAATTCGGTTTGGCTGGTGTAAAGCGATCGCTCGGCAAAATTAAACCAGCGATTTAGTTGCTCAATGATTTTCTCACGCAGTGACGAAAAAGCGAAGTACAGCGCCAATGACCACACACTCGCACCAGCGATCGCTACTGTGTTTAGCTCAAAACGAAAAGGGAAAATTTCAGTGATCATAGCTTGGGGATGTTCTGCAAATGGCCAAGTTAACTATAAATTGGCCTTTTAAGCAATTTTAATCAAAAAAGCTCACAGATTTCTTGGTCTTGCCAACTCTCTTGGTTATAAAATATAGAACCTCACCCCCAACCCCTATCCTTACTAAGGAGAGGGGAGAGTTAGACGCAAGTCACAGAGGGGTTTTTGTAGAATCAAATCAGAAGATTTAGGGCAGATGAGGGGCTTGCCACTGCAATCATTTATGACATAAGAGAATTACAATTTTGGTGATTGATTCCTGTGGCTAGGTATCAATCAATTAGGCGATCGCTGTATACTATACGGAACTGCGATCGCTTCCCTCACCAAAATTTACTGTTCTTTACCGTTAGTTGGCGCTGGTGTTTTACAAACTAGTCGGTAAGCGTAAAGCTCAGTCACTTTAGTGCTGAGATATAAGCGACTCGTGCGGTTTTAACCGCATTCAATCTTTCTAGGCTAATTTACTCCAGTGATGGTAGTATAAGATGGGAGGTAGAAAAAATGCTTGTCTTTGAGTTTAAGGCTTATGGAAAGTCAGCGCAATTCACAGCAGTAGATGAAGCAATTCGTACTGCCAAGTTCATTCGGAATAGTTGTATTCGGCTATGGATGGATGTTAAAGCTACGGGTAAAAACGACTTACAGAAATACTGTGCTGTACTTGCAGCTAACTTTCCTTTTGCTAATGAACTTAATTCAATGGCTCGTCAAGCTTCTGCTGAACGAGCTTGGTCTTCTATCTCTAGGTTTTATGAAAACTGCAATTCGGGTATTGCGGGTTCAAAGGGATATCCTCAATTCCAAAAAGACTGTCGTTCTGTTGAATACAAAACATCAGGATGGAAGCTTGCAGATGACTGTAAATCCATAACTTTCATCGACAAGAAAGGCATTGGTCGCTTAAAACTTAAAGGTACTCGTAATTTGCACTTCTATCAAATCAACCAGATTAAACGGGTGAGATTGGTAAAACGTGCAGATGGTGTGTATGTTCAGTTTTGCGTTAATGTAAAGCGTTCCGAGAGCATAGAGCCTACGGGTAATACAATTGGGTTAGATGTTGGGATCAAAGAATACTACACCGATTCTGATGGCACAATGGTTGAAAACCCTAAGTTTCTTCGTGTTGGTGAAAAAGCTCTCAGACGCTCACAGCGACGAGTTTCCAGAAAGGTAAAAGGTTCAAGCAATAGAGGCAAAGCTAGACAGATTTTAGGAAAACGCCACCTCAAAATAAGTAGGCAACGTAAAGACCATGCTGTGAAATTGGCACGGTGCGTAGTTCAGTCCAACGACTTGATAGCCTATGAAGATTTGAGAATTAAAAATCTGGTGAAAAATCATTGTTTAGCTAAGTCTATTAATGACGCATCTTGGTATCAGTTCCGTGTCTGGGTTGAATATTTTGGTAAGGTATTTAAACGAGTCACTGTTGCGGTTAACCCGCAATACAGTAGCCAAGAATGCTCTAGCTGCGGTGAAGTTGTGAAGAAAACACTATCAACTAGGACACACGTTTGTAAATGTGGCTGTGTGATGGATAGGGATGAAAACGCAGCTAGGATAATCCTTAGTCGAGGATTGGGTACGGTAGGGCATACCGGAACCTTTGCACTAGATGCAAGCAACGCTTTAGGAGATGAGTCCTCTACTCAATCTGGCGTAAGCCTGGTTGAGCAAGTCATGTCTTAGATTAAAGAATCTCAGTGTCTTTAGACCTGAGAGTGTCAATGAACAGAAACCACCATAGTTCTAGTCCAATTAACGCTAAACCACCCACAGTCACACCAACTTTCAATCCTAAAGGTTGGTCGATAGCTTGAAATTGGCTAGTTTCTCCTGATGAATGGGTGGGTATTGCTGCTGATGCAGTTCCCATAGACAAACCGAAAGCGGTAAGGCTAGCCCAAAGCAGATGTTTGCTGAACATTGGTTAAATTATTGTACAGTTCAAGAGATGATTTTTGGTTGAAATTTACGCAATCTCAGGGCATTTGTCACCACAGAGATGGAAGATAAAGCCATTGCAGCACCAGCGAGAATAGGATTTAGCAACCAGCCAAACAAAGGAAACAGAATTCCCGCAGCTACAGGAATGCCGATAACGTTGTAGATAAAGGCAAAGAACAGGTTTTGCCGGATATTGCGAATGGTCGCCCGGCTGAGTTGAATGGCTGTGACGATTCCTTGTAAGTCTCCAGAAATTAGAGTAATATCACTAGCTGCGATCGCCACATCTGTTCCTGTACCAATGGCAATGCCCACATCTGCTTGTGCTAGTGCAGGCGCATCATTAATCCCATCGCCTACCATGGCCACAATTTTAGCTTGACCCTTTTCGCCTTGCAGAGATTGAATAATCGCCGCTTTTTGGTCTGGGCGCACCTCTGCAAACAGTCGCTGGATGCCAACTTGTTGAGCGATCGCTTCCGCAGTTTTACGATTATCTCCAGTCAACATGACTACTTCTAAACCGAGTTTTTGCAGTATTTTTACTGCTGCGGCTGATGAAGGTTTGAGAGCATCGGCAATCCCCATCACACCTTGAATTTCCCCATCTACGGCAATGAGAATTACTGTTTTAGCCGCAGTTTCCCAGGCATCTTTATACTGCTGGAGAGTGTCAGTATTAATTCCCAATTCAGACATCCAGCGTTGTGTCCCGATTTGCACAAACCTGTCTGAAACCATAGCTTGTACACCACTACCAGCAACAGCGGCAAAGTTATTCGCCTCAGTTAAACTCACCTCTTGAGATTGGGCATATTTTACCACCGCCTCAGCCAAGGGATGCTCAGAATTGCGTTCCACAGCAGCCGCCAACTGTAACAGCTTCAGTTCATTGTGATGGGCTGTACCGTTAACAGAGACAAAATCTGTCACAGTGGGTTTTCCTTCAGTTAAAGTCCCAGTTTTATCCAGAACAATGGTTTGGATTTTGTGTGCTAACTCTAAGCTTTGGGCATCTTTAATTAAAATGCCATTTTCCGCCCCTTTCCCAGTCCCAACCATAATTGAAGTTGGGGTAGCTAGACCCAAAGCACAGGGACAGGCGATAATTAACACACCCACCGTTGTCATGATTGCCAGGGTAAAGTTACCCATGAAATTAAACCAAATCACAAAAGTGGCGATCGCGATCGCCATCACAACAGGTACAAACCATCCTGTAACTTGATCAGCCAATCGTTGAATAGGCGCTTTAGAACCTTGGGCTTGCTGCACAAGTTTGACGATTTGCGACAAAAACGTATCATTTCCGACTCGTGTCGCCCGAAACTGAAAACTCCCAGTTTTGTTAATCGTCGCCCCAATCACCTCATCCCCTGGATGTTTCTGCACAGGTAAACTTTCACCCGTAACCATCCCCTCATCCACAGTAGAAGCACCAGTAATCACCTCACCATCTACCGGAATTTTTTCCCCAGGGCGTACCAAAATCACATCATTGATTGCAACTTCCGTAATGGGAATATCCATTTCCACACCATCACGGATGACTCTAGCATTTCTGGGTTGTAGTCCAATCAGTTTATGAATAGCTTCCGAAGTTTTTCCTCTAGCGCGGTGTTCTAACAATCGCCCCAGCAAAATCAAAGCAATCACAGTCACCGAAACCTCATAATATACATGAGGCATCAAACCCTGAGCCATAAAAAATCCAGGGAAAATAGTTACAAACAAAGAATATAGATAAGCTGCACTTGTACCCACAGCCATCAGAGTATCCATCGTTGCGGTATGATGTTTCAGGGCTTTCCAGCCATTCACGTAAAAAGTCCAACCACACCAAAATTGTACAGGCGTAGTCAACACTAACTGCACCCAATAATCATGGAGAAATGCCGGAATAAACGGCACATTTAGCCCCGTCATCATGGGTATGGAACCGACAAACATGATCATCCCGATGACACCCCCCACAATCACCTTGCGGGTAATTTCCCGGTCTTCGGCTAACTTACTGGCTTTCTCCGCCTCATTTTCTCCAGCCAGGATGTCTTTTTGAGGTAAATAAGAAGAGTATCCCGCAGCATCGATAGCCGCTTGGATTGTCTTTAAATCAGTGCGCTTTTGGTCATAATTGATCGTAGTCTGTTCAGCACCAAAGTTAACGTTACAGTCAATCACCCCCGGAACCAAGCGAATTGCTTGAGCGATATTATTCGCACAGGAGGCGCAACTCATACCTCGGAGTTTGAGTGTGAGAGTATCCATGCTAAGTAAACCACTTTGACTAATGTAGGTGATCAAGCTCATGTCTTGTCCCAAGCGACGGTCAGTCACGGCTACACAGTCAAGACTCGTCAGCAATTCCCTCCAGGAGGGTCGGCTACGCGGGTTCAAAACCATTGATTTCCTGAGTCCGCGTAGGCGGAATGTGGGTTGTATAGCCGCGATTTATAATCGCCAGGGCTGAGTGCTTTTAAGCCGCTGGATAGCCAGCCGCCGCTAACGCATCCTTAATTGCTGTTTCTGAAGCTTGAGTGTCTACGCTCACAAATTTGGTTTGTGGATCAGCCTGAATCCTAGCATTGGCATCAACTGTTTTAACTGCATTGGTAATATTAGTTGCACAAGCAGAACAAGCCATATTGGGAACTGTCAGTTTGAGTGTCATAGATTTACGGTATGGAATAAAAGAACTATCAAGACCAAGCTTGTATCTGCTCAATTGCAGCCTGCAAAGCTAACTCAGCCATCTTTAATGGTTGTGGTGAATCGTCATTTTGATGGCTGTAGGGGGTAATTTCCACTGTCGTCAGCGATTAAATTTGGCTTTTACTGACTTCTGCCGAAAATTTACCTTATATTTATCCTAAACTCTCTAGCCAACTAGAGAGTCTATCAGAGTTTACAAGTCTTAAAAATTAAACCCTGAAAAGGGCTTTGCAGCGTGTGCGAGTCACCAAACCACAATTTAGTCACAAATTCACAAATTTCAGCTTATTCAGTATATGTAGGGTGTGTTATGGCTTTAGCCTAACGCACCGTCTTCTGCGTCTTGGTGCTTTACACTTCGTGATCACACACCCTACGTGTGTTTCATAAATCAAATATGAGTCCTAT comes from the Nodularia sp. NIES-3585 genome and includes:
- a CDS encoding type II toxin-antitoxin system mRNA interferase toxin, RelE/StbE family, which encodes MRKLVLTSRFKRSLRKFIKHDQNLQARIEETLQQMETDLFAASLATHQLKGEFDGLRACSCGYDCRIIFSIEKDDETGEEIVVLLNIGSHDDVY
- a CDS encoding Uma2 family endonuclease — translated: MNALTVNLKSVIEMTDEQFFQLCQNNRELRFERNANGELIIMPPTGGETGNRNGRITQQLMNWTDADGTGIAFDSSTCFKLPNGADRSPDASWIKLARWDALTDEQKEKFPPICPDFVVELLSPSDSLKTTQEKMKEYIDNGVRLGILINRKSRQLEIYRPGKEVEVLEFPATVSGEDVLNGFVLNLEMIW
- a CDS encoding DUF262 domain-containing protein; its protein translation is MTISEYCQQMKEKKIIVNHDYQRSGKIWPPAAKSYFIDTLILGFPIPKLYIYQVTDLKTRKTTKEIVDGQQRSTTILSFYNDEFKISGNSQFRGYKFSQLEEEDQSKFLNYQLGIDSFINATPDEIRQTFKRMNSYTVPLNAQEKRYAISQGAFKWFITELSNKYAETLKNIGVFSEKELSRMDDAEFLSDIIFTLLYGVERFSNPGLDKLYKEYEDDFPNSVEINQQIDNAFYWILKWKEIHRTAIVKSYNFYALLLSVIHHLYPNPKLMEVRSVEKKHGFTDDIVLFNLSQLSEVLENKNSIEDKSKYSNFVKAASATTTKGHREIRFQYFCKALEPQIV
- a CDS encoding heavy metal translocating P-type ATPase; translated protein: MDTLTLKLRGMSCASCANNIAQAIRLVPGVIDCNVNFGAEQTTINYDQKRTDLKTIQAAIDAAGYSSYLPQKDILAGENEAEKASKLAEDREITRKVIVGGVIGMIMFVGSIPMMTGLNVPFIPAFLHDYWVQLVLTTPVQFWCGWTFYVNGWKALKHHTATMDTLMAVGTSAAYLYSLFVTIFPGFFMAQGLMPHVYYEVSVTVIALILLGRLLEHRARGKTSEAIHKLIGLQPRNARVIRDGVEMDIPITEVAINDVILVRPGEKIPVDGEVITGASTVDEGMVTGESLPVQKHPGDEVIGATINKTGSFQFRATRVGNDTFLSQIVKLVQQAQGSKAPIQRLADQVTGWFVPVVMAIAIATFVIWFNFMGNFTLAIMTTVGVLIIACPCALGLATPTSIMVGTGKGAENGILIKDAQSLELAHKIQTIVLDKTGTLTEGKPTVTDFVSVNGTAHHNELKLLQLAAAVERNSEHPLAEAVVKYAQSQEVSLTEANNFAAVAGSGVQAMVSDRFVQIGTQRWMSELGINTDTLQQYKDAWETAAKTVILIAVDGEIQGVMGIADALKPSSAAAVKILQKLGLEVVMLTGDNRKTAEAIAQQVGIQRLFAEVRPDQKAAIIQSLQGEKGQAKIVAMVGDGINDAPALAQADVGIAIGTGTDVAIAASDITLISGDLQGIVTAIQLSRATIRNIRQNLFFAFIYNVIGIPVAAGILFPLFGWLLNPILAGAAMALSSISVVTNALRLRKFQPKIIS
- a CDS encoding DUF433 domain-containing protein, producing the protein MQKQLKQIIVSDPKVMMGKPVIAGTRITVELILEKLAAGETSEQILESHPRLTPEAIPAALAFAAEALRYDVIYPIVEKAS
- a CDS encoding lipid-A-disaccharide synthase, with translation MTKPVDIVILSNGPGEVTTWVRPVVKALRQELGDDPAVVRISVVLSPCPNATGKEGAIALSYPEVDRVQSAEHFWQFLLWGKTFENWEWRDRGVVVFLGGDQIFPVVIGKKLGYRTVVYAEWDARWHNWIDRFGVMQAKVAAKVSPKYAHKFTVVGDLMLEAQKLEQVITPDSSLSTEIIGLLPGSKAAKLSQGVPLSLAIAEYIHAKRPQTRFVIPVAPTLDLQTLASFADTQKNPFVNIFGGLSASLVESEHPVLKTETGLCLELCREHPAHELLSQCRICLTTVGANTAELGALAVPMIVMIPTQQLDAMRSWDGLPGLLANLPGVGSTFAKVINSLVLSRKGLLAWPNIWAKEEIVPELVGKLQPQEVAEMVLDFLDHPQRLEAIRAKLRSVRGESGAAQKLASLVCEIL
- a CDS encoding RNA-guided endonuclease TnpB family protein; its protein translation is MLVFEFKAYGKSAQFTAVDEAIRTAKFIRNSCIRLWMDVKATGKNDLQKYCAVLAANFPFANELNSMARQASAERAWSSISRFYENCNSGIAGSKGYPQFQKDCRSVEYKTSGWKLADDCKSITFIDKKGIGRLKLKGTRNLHFYQINQIKRVRLVKRADGVYVQFCVNVKRSESIEPTGNTIGLDVGIKEYYTDSDGTMVENPKFLRVGEKALRRSQRRVSRKVKGSSNRGKARQILGKRHLKISRQRKDHAVKLARCVVQSNDLIAYEDLRIKNLVKNHCLAKSINDASWYQFRVWVEYFGKVFKRVTVAVNPQYSSQECSSCGEVVKKTLSTRTHVCKCGCVMDRDENAARIILSRGLGTVGHTGTFALDASNALGDESSTQSGVSLVEQVMS
- a CDS encoding DUF5615 family PIN-like protein, whose translation is MNFLADENLDKQIVDRLRQDGHFVWYVAEMERGISDLSLLSRK
- a CDS encoding heavy-metal-associated domain-containing protein, with the protein product MTLKLTVPNMACSACATNITNAVKTVDANARIQADPQTKFVSVDTQASETAIKDALAAAGYPAA
- a CDS encoding antitoxin, yielding MRENYDFSKSVKNPYSKQLKEQVTIDLEKDIIQYFEEIAQETGISYLNLINLYLRECMENKRKLSLMESNN